From the Lactobacillus johnsonii genome, the window TATAATCAGCCGGCCCTTGCTGTCGAGATTATGATGATACTCGCCCATGAACATGGTCTAGCCCCCTTTCCAATGAATAATTTACCACACTTCCCCACTTTCTACCACAAGTTTTACACTTTTTATTTATATATTACGTTATTTTATGATAATTATAATTTTATCTAACAAAAACTGCCCGCATCATCATGATTGAGGACAGTTTAAGGTTTATTAAAAAAGTGGGGGAAATTTTTATAGTAAAAGCAAAATTAAGAGACCAACGTACCAAACAATGGATGATGCTGCTAAATAGTGCCATAACATTCCAAATGTCTTACCCACCGAAATGTTTTTGTTTTTAATTGCAGTATAAATTGAAACAATTACAACTAAAATAAAGTAAAGTAAAAATCCATACGGTAAAAAAGATGGCTGCTTTGTTTCTTGAGTTAATAACTGACAAGCAACAATAAAGAAAAAAGGCAAAATGTCATAACCACTAAATTGAGCCTTAGGAAATAATTTCACTAGAAAAGCAGCAACGATAATTCCACATAAAGGAATTAAAAAGATAAGCAAAAAATTCATGAAAACCCTCCAATAAGTTTATTTTAAACTATTTCAATTAAATATAAAATTACAATTAAAACATGGTACACTAGAATTATTAATTTAGGAGGGACATATGAGAAAACGTAAGAAAAAATCTGGATTTCAAAAGTTAACTATTATTATGGCCTGGTTTATGGCAGTTATCACCCTTCTTGGGGTAGTAGCTACTGCTTTAATTGGAACTGGTGTCTTTCAATTTTAAAATCTTTTGCATGTTAAAAAGAGCCGCTTAATAGCGACTCTTTTTTTGTTTAGAAATAGTATTCTTTTTTCAAAAATGGATACTCTTCAGCTAGTTTTACCCAGAACCAATAAGTACATAAAACAAGAATTAAGCACCATAGTAAATTAGGCAAAATACTACGTGAAAAACTAGCAAAAGACAATTGGATTATGCCTACCATATTAAACATCAAAAACACATAAGCACTTACGCATAAATAAGTAACTAAACAGATTAATAATCTAAACCAGAATACTTCTGGAAGAAAGCGAGCACTTTGCTGAATAATAAAACAGATTAAAGGAAAAGCTACAGTATAAATTCCAATAATTCCTAAATAGTATAGATCCGCAATAAGGCCTAATCCTAAGCAGAGCCAAATATCAGCATCATTTTTATCATCGCATAGAGAAATTAAGGTAATCCCAATAATTGTTAACCAACAACTTCCAGAAAAACCTCGATGAAAGATAAAAGTCTGTAAATTATAAGCTAATACTCCATCTAGAATTAATGCCACAAACAAAGCAATGGCAACATACCATCGACGTAATTCTGCCATTACTCTTCAACCTTTCTTTTAATTACAGATACAACTGATGGATCGTTAAGGTTACCTGCTGGTTGAATTTCGACAACATCTGATAAGCCAAAAGTATCCCGGGTTGTTTTCTTAACTGTTCCTATTAAGAGACCTTTTGGAGATAGGCCACCCATTCCACTAGTATAAACTCGGGTTCCTTTCTTCAATTTTTGACCATCAACTACTTGGGTAAATGCTATTTGATTATTTCCAACAACAGAAATTACTCCATGAACTTTTTTACCATTAGCTGCATCAGCTTCTACAGCAAATTTATTTGTTGATTTATCAGTTGTAGTAATCAGTTCGACCTTTGAAGTAGTACTATTTACCTCAACAACCCGTCCAATTACACCTTTACCTGCCATAACAGGCATATTCTTCTTAACACCTGCTCTTGAACCTTGATCAATAATTAATAAATCTGACCAAGTATCTGCAGCACGAGAAATCACCGAACCATTAATAATTGTATAGTCCGTCAAAGTTTTCTTTAATTTTAAAGCTTGCTTTAACTGAGTGTTCTCAGCTTCAAGTGAACTATTTCGAGCCTTAGTTTGAGCAAGATTATCAACTTGCTTTTTTAAATGATCGTTTTCAGCTTGAGTATTAAACAGATCTTCTACATTAGCCGCCCCATTAGAAATTAAGTTAATTGGCCAATTAACTACTCGGGTTACTATGGAAACCGTATCATTACCAATTTTTTGAACTAAAAAAGGTGATTGTCTCCTATTACGTAAGCGAACAGAAATAGATAACATACTTAAAACTAAAATAACTAGGACAAAAATTGTCAATAACTTTTTGTTTTTGAGAAATTTTTTCATCTACTACTATCTTCCTAATTTAAAAGTTAATAGAAAAAGACCGGCTTTTACGCCGGTCTCTAAATTAACGTCTCTTACGCATAACTTCAATATTTTTGAGAGATTCACCGGTACCAATTGCAACACAATCAAGTGGATCTTGAGCAATAAAGACTGGAACTTTAGTAGCATCTGAAATAACTTCCGGTAAGTTCTTCAAAAGAGCTCCACCACCGGTTAATACGATACCATGGTCAATAACATCAGCAGCAATTTCTGGAGATGTTTCTTCCAAAGTTTCTTTAATTGCTACAATTATATTTTGAACTACTTCTTGAATAGCTTTTGCAACATCTTCTGCATTAATATCAATTGACTTTGGTAATCCTGTGACTAAATCACGTCCACGAATATTCATTGATTCAATTTCTTTTGCCTTTTCAACTGAAGCAGAAGCAATTTGAATCTTAATAGTTTCAGCAGTTCTTTCACCAATTAATAAGTTGTAATTTTGATGAATATAAGTTGCAATTGAACTATTAAACTTATCTCCTGCCATTCTAGTAGAACGAGATGAAACAATACCACCTAATGAGATAGTTGCCACATCAGTAGTTCCCCCACCAATATCAACAACCATTGAACCTGTTGGATCCATAACAGGAAGGCCAGCACCAATAGCTGCAGCAAATGGTTCTTCAATTACGTATGCTTCACGTGCACCAGCAACTCTAGCTGCATCAATAACAGCTCTCTTTTCAACTTCAGTTACACCTGATGGTACACAAATCATTGCAGCTGGTTTTGAATTACCAACTGTTTTTTCCATGAAATACTTAAGCATAGCAGCAGTTGTATCGTAATCTGCAATTACTCCATCTTTCATTGGTCGAATAGCAACAATTGATCCAGGAGTTCTACCAATCATCTCTTTGGCTTCGGAACCAACTGCAATAACTTCACCCGTTTGAGTATTCTTAGCAACAACAGAAGGTTCACGTAAGACAATACCTTTACCTTCAATATAAACGAGTGTGTTGGCAGTTCCCAAATCAATCCCAATATTTTTAGATCCTAATCCAAACACGCAAAATCTCTCCTTAAATTTATCTCTTTAATTATTTTAGCCTAAATCGTATCTTTATTTAGTCTTAGATATTATAGCATAGAAACACTGATGTAAAAATTTGCTTTAAGGAAATTTGCCTAATACTTAAGGAAGACTTAAAGAAGTTCAGTCTCTCGAAAGCTTAAATAGGTATTATCTGTCACAATAAAATGATCTAAGAAATCAATTCCCATACATTTACTTGCCTCTGCCAGCTTCTTGGTAAAACGCAAATCATGCTGCGATGGCTGTTCATCCCCACTAGGATGATTATGTGCTACAAAAAAGGCAGTACTATTATAAATGACAGCCCATCGAAAGATATCTCGGGGATGAGCAACTGCTCTATTTACCGTTCCCTGAAAAATTAATTTTTCAGCAATTATCTTATTTTTTGAATCCAGATAAATCCCATATAGCTCTTCTTGCGGACGGCCACATAATTTATCCGCGATATAGCATCCTACTTGTGAACTTGAGTAAAAACTCTCAATTTTCTTATTATTGACGCTCTTTACGCGCTCCAATAACAATTGAAGTAAAATTGCTACCTCATCATTGCAACTTGGGCTAGCAGCAAATTGCCATAGTTCCTTAAAGCTACTGATCCCTACCTCATCTAGTTTTCTAAATAAACTATTAAATGTAAGAATATCTTTTTTCTCTAACGATTCAGCTAATTTCTTTATTAAATCAACATCAGTCTGCAATAATTCTTCTTTTTTCATAAATATCAATTACTCCTTTGATATTTATTACGAAAAAACTATTTAATTTTTTCAAGAAAAGCATAAAAATCTTTGCAGATTAATGTCGCCTTATCTTTATCTAAATTTGTTGGTTGCTTTAAATCTGGAACCATTACGCATTTTAAACCCGCAGCACTTGCTGCTGCAACACCTGTGCTTGAATCTTCAAATACTAGTAGATTCTCTTTAGGTAATTGCATTTTTTTAGCAGCCAGTAGATAAATATCTGGTGCTGGCTTAGCTTTAATATTTCCAGATTCAACATCTTTATAACTTAGATAAAAATCAAAGTAATATTTTATTTTTAAAACATCTAAATTATGGACAATTACATTCTCATAATTACTCGATGCAATTGATAATTTGATATTTTTCTCTTTAAATACCGCTAATGCTTCTCG encodes:
- a CDS encoding HAD family hydrolase; its protein translation is MKVEDIADPIEGIIFDMDGLLVNSEKLYWDANIVAAKEANLDIPDDSYLKLVGSSVKEMEDFYHKHFKTEADRDKFIKRTDDLVWKWTDEGKLRLQPGVREALAVFKEKNIKLSIASSNYENVIVHNLDVLKIKYYFDFYLSYKDVESGNIKAKPAPDIYLLAAKKMQLPKENLLVFEDSSTGVAAASAAGLKCVMVPDLKQPTNLDKDKATLICKDFYAFLEKIK
- the mreD gene encoding rod shape-determining protein MreD, with protein sequence MAELRRWYVAIALFVALILDGVLAYNLQTFIFHRGFSGSCWLTIIGITLISLCDDKNDADIWLCLGLGLIADLYYLGIIGIYTVAFPLICFIIQQSARFLPEVFWFRLLICLVTYLCVSAYVFLMFNMVGIIQLSFASFSRSILPNLLWCLILVLCTYWFWVKLAEEYPFLKKEYYF
- a CDS encoding rod shape-determining protein — its product is MFGLGSKNIGIDLGTANTLVYIEGKGIVLREPSVVAKNTQTGEVIAVGSEAKEMIGRTPGSIVAIRPMKDGVIADYDTTAAMLKYFMEKTVGNSKPAAMICVPSGVTEVEKRAVIDAARVAGAREAYVIEEPFAAAIGAGLPVMDPTGSMVVDIGGGTTDVATISLGGIVSSRSTRMAGDKFNSSIATYIHQNYNLLIGERTAETIKIQIASASVEKAKEIESMNIRGRDLVTGLPKSIDINAEDVAKAIQEVVQNIIVAIKETLEETSPEIAADVIDHGIVLTGGGALLKNLPEVISDATKVPVFIAQDPLDCVAIGTGESLKNIEVMRKRR
- a CDS encoding JAB domain-containing protein; protein product: MKKEELLQTDVDLIKKLAESLEKKDILTFNSLFRKLDEVGISSFKELWQFAASPSCNDEVAILLQLLLERVKSVNNKKIESFYSSSQVGCYIADKLCGRPQEELYGIYLDSKNKIIAEKLIFQGTVNRAVAHPRDIFRWAVIYNSTAFFVAHNHPSGDEQPSQHDLRFTKKLAEASKCMGIDFLDHFIVTDNTYLSFRETELL
- a CDS encoding DUF3397 domain-containing protein, with the protein product MNFLLIFLIPLCGIIVAAFLVKLFPKAQFSGYDILPFFFIVACQLLTQETKQPSFLPYGFLLYFILVVIVSIYTAIKNKNISVGKTFGMLWHYLAASSIVWYVGLLILLLL
- a CDS encoding DUF4044 domain-containing protein; its protein translation is MRKRKKKSGFQKLTIIMAWFMAVITLLGVVATALIGTGVFQF
- the mreC gene encoding rod shape-determining protein MreC — its product is MKKFLKNKKLLTIFVLVILVLSMLSISVRLRNRRQSPFLVQKIGNDTVSIVTRVVNWPINLISNGAANVEDLFNTQAENDHLKKQVDNLAQTKARNSSLEAENTQLKQALKLKKTLTDYTIINGSVISRAADTWSDLLIIDQGSRAGVKKNMPVMAGKGVIGRVVEVNSTTSKVELITTTDKSTNKFAVEADAANGKKVHGVISVVGNNQIAFTQVVDGQKLKKGTRVYTSGMGGLSPKGLLIGTVKKTTRDTFGLSDVVEIQPAGNLNDPSVVSVIKRKVEE